One Pseudomonadota bacterium DNA window includes the following coding sequences:
- a CDS encoding SCO family protein: MTRICTGFSPSARQARLMIVLLSVLCGGVAQVNAYDWSAPLESSTGASLSFDDFAGRTTLLSFFFTRCQGACPQQARLLARVQRELTDEVKMRTAILSISLDPKHDTPAAMRTFAEAHGADTRHWTFARITGPDTLQRLLDQVSVKVGASDVRGQIDHRMTLLLVGPTAWWPSAT, from the coding sequence ATGACGCGAATATGCACCGGATTCTCCCCCTCGGCGCGGCAAGCACGATTGATGATCGTCTTGCTGAGCGTGTTGTGCGGCGGCGTCGCCCAGGTCAACGCGTACGACTGGTCTGCGCCGTTGGAGTCCTCCACGGGCGCCTCCCTCAGTTTCGACGACTTCGCCGGGCGCACCACGCTTCTCAGCTTCTTCTTCACCCGTTGCCAAGGCGCCTGTCCCCAGCAGGCACGCCTGCTGGCGCGCGTCCAACGGGAGCTGACCGATGAGGTGAAGATGCGCACCGCCATCCTGTCGATCTCCCTCGATCCCAAGCACGACACGCCCGCCGCCATGCGTACTTTCGCCGAGGCTCATGGGGCCGACACCCGCCACTGGACCTTCGCGCGTATCACGGGCCCAGACACGTTGCAGCGCCTGCTCGACCAGGTGAGTGTGAAGGTCGGCGCGTCGGATGTGCGTGGGCAGATCGATCATCGAATGACTCTGCTGCTGGTAGGCCCGACGGCCTGGTGGCCCAGCGCTACGTAG
- a CDS encoding galactose oxidase early set domain-containing protein, with protein MNKRTAVLTLSLVSTLLSASANANDISGRWGELIDWNLVPIHAVLTPQGKVMTFGTTSGGQQSGYLEYSVWDPALGTGPEAFKLLPNETQTDIFCAAQVVLPGTGEVLTAGGDQPGDGDNIRNAKTTLFDDATEQLRDADARMTYPRWYPTTISLPNGRVLVMGGNDEGVTGAPMLTPEVFTPGEGWRSLLGATSDYAWGGLRWFYPRSWVMPNGLVFGHSGFFMHLLDYRGDGTLIEAGAFLTDNGTLTSTSAMYSPGRILVAGGGSGDSGTNSASVIEVSGTEVSYRATSSMRFKRQWANATILPDGSVLVTGGADEDNALGGDGAALAPERWDPLTEQWQTLAAEHLPRLYHSTSLLMPDGRVLTAGGGVPGPLVNLNGQLFSPPYLFDAEQPAPRPRYTLAASQVAYGEVLSLAVDSPQEIARVTMVKTGAVTHSFNNDQRFAELQFRQTGEQVRALLPRRAGLLPAGYYMLFLIDVAGTPSRAEIVHVVPTAPQGS; from the coding sequence ATGAATAAGCGAACGGCTGTATTAACGCTCTCCCTGGTCTCGACCTTACTGAGTGCTTCGGCAAACGCTAACGATATAAGCGGGCGATGGGGCGAGCTGATCGATTGGAACCTCGTGCCCATTCACGCCGTGCTCACGCCCCAAGGGAAGGTGATGACCTTCGGCACCACCAGCGGTGGTCAGCAGAGCGGCTATCTGGAGTACAGCGTGTGGGACCCAGCCCTGGGCACTGGGCCCGAGGCCTTCAAGCTGCTGCCTAACGAGACGCAAACGGATATCTTCTGCGCTGCCCAAGTGGTGCTCCCGGGCACGGGTGAGGTGCTCACGGCGGGCGGCGATCAACCCGGCGACGGCGACAACATCCGCAACGCCAAGACCACCCTCTTCGACGACGCCACCGAGCAGCTGCGCGACGCCGACGCGCGCATGACCTACCCGCGCTGGTACCCCACCACGATCAGCTTGCCGAACGGGCGGGTGCTGGTGATGGGCGGCAATGACGAAGGCGTCACCGGCGCACCGATGCTGACCCCGGAAGTCTTCACGCCTGGCGAAGGATGGCGCAGCCTCCTCGGCGCCACCAGCGACTACGCTTGGGGCGGCCTGCGCTGGTTCTACCCACGCAGCTGGGTGATGCCGAATGGCTTGGTGTTCGGCCACTCCGGCTTTTTCATGCACCTGCTCGACTACCGCGGCGACGGCACCCTGATCGAAGCCGGCGCGTTTCTTACGGACAACGGTACCCTGACGTCTACCTCCGCGATGTACAGTCCTGGGCGCATCCTCGTGGCAGGCGGCGGCAGCGGCGATAGCGGTACCAACAGCGCTTCGGTGATCGAGGTGAGCGGCACTGAGGTGAGCTATCGCGCAACGTCGTCGATGCGCTTCAAGCGCCAGTGGGCGAACGCCACGATCCTGCCTGACGGCAGCGTGCTGGTCACGGGCGGTGCCGACGAGGACAACGCGCTCGGTGGCGACGGCGCCGCGCTCGCGCCCGAACGTTGGGATCCGCTGACGGAGCAATGGCAGACACTCGCGGCAGAGCACTTGCCGCGCTTGTATCACTCCACGTCGCTGCTGATGCCGGACGGTCGCGTGCTCACGGCGGGGGGCGGGGTGCCAGGCCCCCTGGTCAACCTCAACGGACAGCTGTTCAGCCCGCCGTACCTCTTCGACGCCGAGCAACCCGCGCCCCGGCCGCGCTACACGCTCGCCGCCTCGCAGGTGGCCTACGGTGAGGTGCTCAGCTTAGCCGTGGACTCGCCCCAGGAGATCGCGCGGGTCACGATGGTGAAGACCGGGGCGGTCACGCACTCCTTCAATAACGATCAGCGCTTCGCCGAGCTGCAGTTTCGCCAGACTGGCGAGCAGGTGCGGGCGCTACTGCCGCGGCGAGCGGGCCTGCTCCCGGCGGGCTACTACATGCTGTTCTTGATCGATGTGGCCGGCACGCCGTCGCGCGCGGAGATCGTCCACGTCGTGCCGACGGCGCCCCAGGGGAGCTGA
- a CDS encoding DJ-1/PfpI family protein gives MPRYARLSNAHAAACLALTLALTAAATAHAHHDTDHTPAAQTASTSMLRSYPEAGTVLERPPRGIHLWFSETVGSDDTILTLEGPGGTALKIVGVHAMGEDDLMGMVEGDMPDGEYHLRWSHDDGAASGAVSFQVQRPAGFVEDRWEPPLDIGVVLYNGTEPLDVFGPVEMWMNAGLDLIRVHFIAQSKAPVALSTTSYPAAMSPHLVPQYTFEDAPALDVLMVPGGLGTLAEVDNPAIIDFIRERGQKATVTTSVCTGSALLAKAGLLKDEQATGNKVFFDYLTQQGEADWVREARWVESGRFFTSSGVSAGMDMSLAVVSRFFGLDAARMIAASTEYEWNEDPQRDPFVKYLNAAMPYIEMLEARAKAP, from the coding sequence ATGCCACGCTATGCAAGACTCTCGAACGCGCACGCCGCCGCCTGCCTAGCCTTGACCCTTGCCTTGACCGCCGCAGCTACCGCTCACGCGCACCATGACACGGACCATACGCCCGCTGCGCAGACCGCCAGCACCAGCATGCTACGCAGCTACCCCGAGGCCGGGACCGTGCTTGAGCGACCGCCTCGCGGCATCCACCTGTGGTTTTCAGAAACCGTAGGCAGCGACGATACGATCCTCACCCTCGAAGGCCCCGGGGGCACGGCCCTGAAAATCGTGGGCGTCCATGCGATGGGGGAGGACGACCTGATGGGGATGGTCGAGGGCGATATGCCCGACGGCGAGTACCATCTTCGCTGGTCCCACGATGACGGCGCCGCCTCGGGTGCGGTGAGCTTCCAGGTGCAGCGCCCCGCGGGCTTCGTCGAGGATCGGTGGGAGCCGCCCCTCGACATCGGCGTGGTGCTCTACAACGGCACGGAACCGCTGGATGTGTTCGGCCCCGTCGAGATGTGGATGAATGCAGGCCTGGACCTTATACGCGTGCATTTCATCGCCCAGAGCAAGGCGCCCGTTGCCCTCAGCACCACCAGCTACCCCGCCGCGATGTCCCCTCACCTCGTGCCTCAATACACCTTCGAAGACGCGCCAGCGCTCGACGTGCTCATGGTGCCCGGCGGCCTCGGCACGCTGGCAGAGGTGGACAACCCCGCCATCATCGACTTCATCCGCGAGCGCGGGCAGAAGGCGACCGTCACCACCTCCGTCTGCACCGGCTCTGCTTTGCTCGCCAAAGCGGGACTGCTCAAGGACGAGCAGGCCACGGGCAACAAGGTGTTCTTCGACTACTTGACACAGCAGGGCGAGGCAGACTGGGTGCGCGAAGCCCGCTGGGTCGAATCCGGACGGTTCTTCACCTCCTCCGGCGTCTCCGCCGGCATGGACATGAGCTTGGCCGTGGTCTCGCGCTTCTTCGGCCTGGACGCGGCGCGCATGATCGCGGCATCCACCGAGTACGAGTGGAATGAGGACCCGCAGCGGGATCCCTTCGTGAAGTACCTAAACGCCGCGATGCCTTACATCGAGATGCTCGAGGCACGGGCCAAGGCGCCGTAG
- a CDS encoding PHB depolymerase family esterase, producing MFTNKKHSIRVIAALAIGLVLGTPAALAQQDIFIDFGRGPEAVHLPPQIESGEALPLVMMLHGYGSSGLLTDIYLGFTEEADRRGFILVKPNGRVDIYGNRFWNATPACCQYFGQSNDSAYLRHVIDSLTQRYAIDEGRIYVTGHSNGGFMSHRMACDHADRIAAIAGIAGATWADPGANCTPTEPVATLQIHGTADLTILYNSGCLVGLGCYPSARFTAYSWAVLNGCELQPETAQEQRDFTARAGAETTLQAYPNCDAGGAAALWTLAVGSHVPAFTSEFLPAMVDFLFTYEKR from the coding sequence ATGTTCACGAACAAGAAGCACAGCATTCGCGTAATCGCCGCGCTGGCGATCGGTCTGGTACTCGGCACCCCAGCGGCGCTCGCCCAGCAGGACATCTTCATCGACTTCGGCCGCGGGCCGGAAGCCGTACACCTGCCACCGCAGATCGAGTCCGGCGAGGCTCTGCCGCTCGTGATGATGCTGCACGGCTACGGCTCCAGCGGCCTGCTCACGGACATCTACCTCGGCTTTACGGAAGAAGCCGACCGGCGTGGGTTCATCCTCGTCAAACCCAACGGGCGCGTCGATATCTACGGCAACCGCTTTTGGAACGCGACGCCGGCGTGCTGCCAGTACTTCGGCCAGAGCAACGACAGCGCGTATCTGCGGCACGTGATCGACTCGCTCACCCAACGCTACGCGATCGACGAGGGGCGCATCTACGTCACCGGCCACTCCAACGGTGGGTTCATGTCCCACCGCATGGCCTGTGACCACGCGGATCGCATCGCGGCGATTGCGGGCATCGCTGGCGCCACCTGGGCCGACCCCGGGGCAAACTGCACGCCCACCGAGCCCGTCGCCACCCTACAGATCCACGGTACCGCTGACCTCACTATCTTGTACAACAGCGGCTGCCTGGTGGGCCTAGGCTGCTACCCGAGCGCACGCTTCACCGCCTACAGTTGGGCCGTGCTCAACGGCTGTGAGCTGCAACCGGAGACGGCGCAGGAACAGCGCGACTTCACCGCCCGCGCGGGCGCCGAGACCACGCTGCAGGCGTATCCAAACTGCGATGCGGGGGGTGCCGCCGCGCTCTGGACCCTGGCCGTGGGTAGCCACGTGCCCGCCTTCACGAGCGAGTTCCTGCCCGCGATGGTCGACTTCCTGTTTACATACGAGAAGCGCTAG
- the solA gene encoding N-methyl-L-tryptophan oxidase, translated as MSSPDHYDIAVIGSGVIGAAVAWQCARRGRRTVLLDRHPAPHNLGSSHGQTRLLRVAYAEGARYVPLVRRAIRLWREVEDQAGQVLFRQSGVVYVGQEDSPLIAGVRTAASAHEVRVREIDRAARSECMPELQVSPDWTMLIEDEGGYLYAEPAVRAMLELGAATSTLTSRIANVVSCQECGEDVAISLQTREEIRATHAVVCAGAWVGDLLPAVGELVQPHRQLMHWFDGDPKRFGETGFRPFGVNDARTNTFFYGFPRIDGLGVKLGDHFARDPLRHADDRQTVVGDGEVASTAAFARQHLPGLGRRLHSRSCLYTCTASEDFLLDWAPGSRRVYVCSGFSGHGFKFAPAIGEAVAQTLLEETVTSDIGGFRLSTVA; from the coding sequence ATGTCCAGCCCCGACCACTACGATATCGCCGTCATCGGCAGTGGCGTCATCGGTGCCGCCGTCGCTTGGCAATGCGCACGGCGTGGGCGACGCACCGTACTCCTCGATCGCCACCCCGCTCCCCACAACCTCGGTAGCTCGCACGGCCAGACCCGGCTGCTTCGCGTCGCCTACGCCGAGGGCGCACGATACGTGCCTCTCGTACGGCGGGCGATCCGCCTCTGGCGAGAGGTGGAAGATCAGGCAGGGCAAGTGCTGTTTCGCCAGTCTGGCGTTGTGTACGTGGGACAGGAGGACAGCCCGCTGATCGCGGGCGTTCGCACAGCCGCAAGCGCGCACGAGGTACGAGTGCGCGAGATCGATCGGGCAGCGCGATCCGAGTGCATGCCCGAACTGCAGGTCTCGCCCGACTGGACGATGCTCATCGAGGATGAAGGGGGCTATCTATACGCAGAACCGGCGGTACGCGCGATGCTCGAGCTCGGCGCGGCGACCTCGACGCTAACGTCTCGTATTGCCAACGTGGTCAGCTGCCAAGAATGCGGTGAGGACGTCGCTATCTCGTTGCAGACACGGGAGGAGATTCGGGCGACCCACGCCGTCGTCTGTGCAGGCGCCTGGGTGGGGGATCTACTGCCCGCCGTCGGTGAACTTGTGCAACCGCACCGACAGCTCATGCATTGGTTCGACGGCGACCCGAAGCGCTTCGGCGAGACTGGGTTTCGTCCCTTCGGCGTGAACGACGCTCGGACCAACACGTTTTTCTACGGCTTCCCGCGTATCGACGGTTTGGGCGTCAAGCTCGGCGATCACTTCGCTCGCGACCCACTTCGCCATGCGGACGATCGACAAACCGTGGTAGGGGATGGCGAGGTGGCCTCGACGGCGGCATTCGCCCGCCAGCATCTTCCGGGACTAGGGCGCCGCCTGCACTCGCGCAGCTGCCTGTACACGTGCACGGCCTCGGAGGACTTCCTGCTGGACTGGGCGCCTGGGTCGAGGCGAGTCTACGTTTGCAGCGGGTTCTCCGGCCACGGCTTCAAGTTTGCTCCCGCGATCGGCGAGGCGGTCGCGCAAACCCTGCTCGAGGAAACCGTGACCAGCGACATCGGTGGATTTCGCCTTTCCACGGTCGCGTGA
- a CDS encoding TonB-dependent siderophore receptor, translating into MNALPLRGMGEGSTTIARALRPICLLAAALVTTSVLLPHTGHTQPTDDASWQLEEVLVIGDADDTYQSDGASVLRSDVPLIDWPQSVQVLNRTLLDEQRLTTLTEALVNVSGVIPNNEQETVLVNPFIRGLEAEIYLDGLIGYGDTAVIDPSSLAIVERVEVAKGPTSTLFGGGVGAPTGGLINLVTKTPRDEAFRDLSLRGGSFDTLAAAADLNQPLSDSVGVRFAGEYFQSDDMIDAVEIERLTLNPSLRWAPGEDTTVLVRGVYNRIEQIEYTGLPAEVIDLPGVDPRQFSGAINGPPTEITNSSVHLSVDHSFSSSLSVQAQVRRFENEFDEFSSFPFLGFFPIEGTAVPIIRGQLPVDTTEWTGDVSLAWRTRTGGVEHNVLVGITVDATDYAAGSGFDFTPIGVLDYASGVNTLDFGAIPELNAFNENEYRTQAFYLQDQLLIGERWRLLASARVSRYGLEELVGGSGVDETYTEVDPRVGITFKATEAVSLFAGFATGSRIVPFFAGVNAAPPVPETSESYEMGVKFAFEKLSGTIAAFILDRENIPITDLTDPFFGSTQEGAQRSEGVEFDLVYEPIPQLSILASGAYIDARNQTDIVSFGTIFAEGNELSRVPHTSARLAARYRVTQGALRGLGVGLGVTYADEAPLTDANDFFSDEYTVLDMQADYAITDNITLSANVINLFDREYFKPYQYLLQPVARLGQERSAFINLGVSF; encoded by the coding sequence ATGAATGCCTTACCCTTACGCGGGATGGGCGAGGGATCGACGACGATCGCCCGCGCACTCCGCCCGATCTGCCTCCTCGCAGCAGCGCTGGTCACCACCAGCGTTCTGCTGCCCCACACCGGCCACACTCAGCCCACCGACGACGCTAGTTGGCAGCTCGAAGAGGTGCTCGTGATCGGCGATGCCGACGACACCTACCAGAGCGACGGCGCCAGCGTCCTGCGCAGCGACGTACCGCTGATAGACTGGCCGCAGTCCGTGCAGGTGCTAAACCGCACGCTGCTCGACGAGCAGCGACTCACTACCCTGACTGAAGCCCTGGTCAACGTCTCCGGCGTGATTCCCAACAACGAGCAGGAGACCGTGCTGGTCAACCCGTTCATTCGCGGGCTCGAAGCGGAGATCTATCTCGACGGCCTGATCGGCTACGGCGACACGGCCGTGATCGACCCCTCGAGCCTCGCCATCGTCGAGCGCGTCGAGGTGGCGAAAGGCCCTACCTCGACCCTGTTCGGGGGCGGCGTTGGCGCGCCGACCGGCGGCCTGATCAACCTAGTGACCAAGACACCGCGTGACGAGGCGTTTCGCGACCTCAGCCTACGTGGCGGTAGCTTCGACACGCTTGCCGCGGCAGCAGACCTCAACCAGCCGCTCAGTGACAGCGTGGGCGTGCGCTTCGCCGGCGAGTACTTCCAGTCCGACGACATGATCGATGCGGTCGAAATCGAGCGCCTTACCTTGAACCCTTCCCTGCGCTGGGCGCCCGGCGAGGACACGACCGTGCTCGTGCGCGGCGTGTACAACCGCATCGAACAGATCGAGTACACGGGTCTACCGGCCGAGGTGATCGACCTGCCGGGCGTGGATCCGCGCCAGTTCAGTGGCGCCATCAACGGCCCGCCGACGGAGATCACGAACAGCTCTGTGCACCTGTCCGTCGATCACAGCTTTTCCTCCTCGCTGTCCGTGCAGGCGCAGGTGCGCCGCTTCGAGAACGAATTCGACGAGTTCTCGTCCTTCCCGTTCCTCGGCTTCTTCCCTATCGAGGGCACAGCCGTGCCGATCATTCGCGGCCAGCTGCCCGTGGATACCACGGAGTGGACCGGCGATGTATCGCTGGCCTGGCGCACACGCACGGGCGGCGTCGAGCACAACGTGCTCGTCGGCATCACGGTGGACGCCACCGACTACGCCGCTGGCAGTGGCTTCGACTTCACGCCCATCGGCGTGCTCGACTACGCCTCGGGCGTGAACACCCTCGACTTCGGCGCCATCCCCGAGCTGAACGCCTTCAACGAGAACGAGTACCGCACCCAGGCCTTTTACCTGCAGGACCAACTGCTGATCGGCGAGCGCTGGCGCCTGCTCGCGAGTGCCCGCGTGTCACGCTACGGCTTGGAAGAGCTGGTCGGCGGCTCAGGCGTGGATGAGACCTACACGGAGGTCGACCCGCGCGTGGGCATCACCTTCAAGGCCACGGAGGCGGTATCGCTCTTTGCGGGCTTCGCTACCGGGTCACGGATCGTGCCCTTCTTCGCCGGCGTGAACGCCGCGCCGCCCGTGCCCGAGACCTCAGAGTCGTACGAGATGGGCGTGAAGTTCGCCTTCGAGAAGCTATCGGGCACGATCGCTGCCTTCATCCTGGATCGCGAGAACATCCCGATCACAGACCTCACCGATCCCTTCTTTGGCTCGACCCAAGAGGGCGCCCAGCGCAGCGAAGGCGTGGAGTTCGACCTGGTGTACGAGCCCATCCCACAGCTGTCCATCCTGGCGAGCGGCGCCTACATCGACGCACGCAACCAAACGGATATCGTCTCCTTCGGCACCATCTTCGCCGAGGGCAACGAGCTCTCGCGCGTGCCCCACACCAGCGCCCGTCTCGCCGCCCGCTACCGCGTGACGCAGGGGGCCTTGCGCGGCCTCGGCGTGGGCCTCGGCGTGACCTACGCCGACGAGGCACCTCTGACCGATGCCAATGACTTCTTCTCCGACGAGTACACGGTGCTCGACATGCAGGCCGACTACGCGATCACCGACAACATCACCTTGAGTGCCAACGTGATCAACCTGTTCGACCGCGAGTACTTCAAGCCTTACCAGTACCTGCTGCAACCTGTCGCCCGGCTTGGCCAGGAACGGTCGGCCTTCATCAACTTGGGAGTGAGCTTCTAA
- a CDS encoding transposase has product MTYRAHRPPAGERPRRCGNSGAALRRCPSLNIHFHLIVLDGVYVAGRQGGSRFVSVSAPTSAELQQLLARIVERAGRHLERRGLLERAEDQAWLSESGDARPLDRLLGASITYRIAAGSQGGEKAFMLRTLPAVEEEWAASERVARVSGFSRHAGGAARADQRRKVERLGR; this is encoded by the coding sequence GTGACTTATCGGGCGCATCGGCCACCGGCGGGCGAACGCCCGAGGCGGTGCGGTAACTCTGGTGCAGCGCTTCGCCGGTGCCCTAGCCTCAATATCCACTTCCACCTAATCGTTCTGGATGGCGTCTACGTCGCCGGCCGCCAGGGTGGTTCGCGCTTCGTATCGGTGTCGGCGCCGACTTCGGCAGAGCTGCAGCAGCTACTCGCACGCATCGTCGAACGCGCTGGACGGCACTTGGAGCGCCGTGGGCTGCTGGAGCGAGCGGAGGATCAGGCGTGGCTGAGTGAAAGCGGCGATGCGCGTCCGTTGGATCGGCTGCTGGGCGCATCGATCACGTACCGCATCGCGGCGGGTTCGCAGGGGGGTGAGAAGGCATTCATGCTGCGCACCCTGCCGGCGGTTGAGGAGGAGTGGGCGGCGAGCGAGCGAGTGGCGCGGGTGAGCGGGTTCTCGCGCCACGCAGGGGGAGCGGCGCGCGCGGATCAGCGGCGGAAGGTGGAGCGGCTGGGCCGGTAA
- a CDS encoding dockerin type I domain-containing protein, which produces MLASDDGLTHTSIGGPGKAGRLAMASDATLWFTADDGTGDPGRGLWRYREAEGWQAVLDPDVLEGGEKLRAEYTVAVSVSPADPEVLAISTADPPFRDASRASGPFFSRDGGSSWRAINANLPLLRASAIAFDPHDADRLYLGTDGRGFYTARILDSDRDRIDDAVDNCSQVGNADQRDSNGDGFGNVCDPDLNGDLRVNILDLRRLRERWGTDDADADFDGDGVVGAGDLQIMRAFLSGPPGPGAR; this is translated from the coding sequence GTGCTCGCGAGCGATGACGGCCTGACCCACACGTCGATCGGTGGCCCAGGCAAGGCGGGGCGCCTGGCGATGGCATCCGATGCCACCTTGTGGTTCACCGCCGATGACGGTACCGGTGACCCTGGACGGGGCCTTTGGCGCTACCGCGAGGCGGAGGGTTGGCAAGCCGTGCTCGACCCCGATGTTCTCGAGGGCGGGGAGAAGCTGCGCGCCGAATACACCGTGGCCGTAAGCGTAAGCCCGGCGGACCCCGAGGTGCTCGCCATCAGTACGGCGGATCCTCCGTTTCGCGACGCCTCGCGCGCTAGCGGTCCCTTCTTCAGCCGTGACGGCGGCAGCTCCTGGCGCGCGATCAACGCCAACTTGCCGCTCCTGCGCGCCTCCGCCATCGCCTTCGATCCCCACGATGCGGATCGCCTGTACCTCGGCACCGACGGGCGCGGCTTCTACACCGCGCGCATTCTGGATTCGGATCGCGACCGGATCGATGATGCCGTCGATAACTGCTCGCAGGTGGGCAACGCCGACCAGCGAGACAGCAACGGCGATGGTTTCGGTAACGTGTGCGATCCTGATCTCAACGGTGATCTGCGGGTGAACATCCTCGACCTGCGCAGGCTACGCGAACGTTGGGGCACGGATGATGCGGACGCGGATTTCGATGGTGATGGGGTGGTGGGCGCTGGCGATCTGCAGATCATGCGCGCCTTTCTGTCCGGCCCGCCAGGCCCTGGGGCGCGCTAG